The following proteins are encoded in a genomic region of Chryseobacterium cucumeris:
- a CDS encoding Crp/Fnr family transcriptional regulator, whose translation MIIDENLLLENGAVYENYPAKETIYEMGGIPHYYFQIVTGTVELNNYHEDGKEFTLNIIFEGQSFGESLLFGDKNYPMNAVARTDCKIIRLPKSNFLNILSENMELVFTMFRYLSDRLFYKYVILFSNSATDPVPKIKSLLDYYKENSLKQKSYPYQVPLTRQQIANLTGLRVETVIRTIKKMAADKLLKLDGRRILY comes from the coding sequence ATGATTATCGATGAAAATCTTTTGCTCGAAAACGGAGCAGTTTACGAAAATTATCCCGCAAAGGAAACTATTTATGAAATGGGAGGTATTCCCCATTATTATTTCCAGATTGTTACGGGAACAGTAGAATTAAATAATTATCATGAAGATGGTAAGGAATTTACCCTGAACATTATTTTTGAAGGTCAAAGCTTCGGAGAGTCTCTGCTTTTTGGAGATAAGAATTACCCGATGAATGCCGTTGCCCGAACCGATTGCAAAATTATCAGATTACCAAAATCCAACTTTTTGAATATATTGAGTGAAAATATGGAGTTGGTTTTTACCATGTTTCGTTATCTTTCCGACCGGCTTTTTTATAAATATGTAATACTGTTTAGTAATTCAGCCACAGACCCGGTACCAAAAATAAAATCTTTACTGGATTATTACAAGGAAAATTCATTAAAGCAAAAATCTTATCCTTATCAGGTCCCGCTTACCAGACAGCAGATTGCCAATTTAACGGGTTTACGTGTTGAAACCGTAATACGGACCATTAAAAAGATGGCTGCGGATAAACTTCTTAAACTTGATGGACGACGGATTTTGTACTGA
- a CDS encoding organic hydroperoxide resistance protein, which yields MELNTIQEVENTTVINISKVLYSGNVIVTGGRNGEAKSSDGKLDIELTSPGSKGNGTNPEQLLAAGWSACFIGAMHLGASKTGITLPQDLSVNTSVDLATNDDGFFLQAHLQILLPGLAIDEARKVVETAHATCPYSKATRGNINVKIDVVV from the coding sequence ATGGAATTAAATACCATTCAGGAAGTAGAAAATACAACAGTAATCAATATCAGTAAAGTGTTGTATTCCGGTAATGTCATCGTAACCGGAGGCCGTAACGGAGAAGCAAAAAGCAGTGACGGAAAGTTAGATATTGAATTAACCTCTCCCGGTTCAAAAGGAAACGGAACCAATCCGGAACAGCTATTGGCAGCAGGATGGTCAGCATGTTTTATCGGAGCTATGCATTTGGGTGCTTCAAAAACTGGAATTACTCTTCCTCAGGACTTATCTGTCAATACCTCTGTAGACCTTGCCACCAATGACGACGGATTTTTCCTGCAGGCTCACCTACAAATCCTTCTGCCAGGCCTTGCAATAGATGAAGCCAGAAAAGTTGTGGAGACGGCTCATGCGACATGTCCTTATTCAAAAGCAACCCGCGGAAATATTAATGTAAAGATCGATGTAGTGGTGTAG
- a CDS encoding Crp/Fnr family transcriptional regulator, with amino-acid sequence MHNQLNQLISKNVKLSDSERELCNRYFEPVLYPKNRIIEEEEKIPKYLYFVVSGFVRLFHYNDKGDEITTHINCPPGFITSYTNFVNQNKSEENLECITECELLRITKADLDLLIHQSPAFKDFSFLVFQQSLSYNEKRARDVATLTAEKRYLKLITENPEILHNVPMQYIASFLGMNPKSLSRIRKQIIR; translated from the coding sequence ATGCACAATCAGCTGAACCAACTTATTTCAAAAAATGTAAAACTCTCAGATTCAGAAAGAGAGCTTTGTAATCGGTATTTCGAACCTGTATTGTATCCAAAAAACAGAATAATTGAGGAAGAAGAAAAAATACCAAAGTACCTGTATTTTGTGGTTTCAGGTTTTGTGCGGCTGTTTCATTACAATGATAAAGGAGATGAGATAACCACACATATCAACTGTCCTCCTGGCTTCATTACATCATATACCAACTTTGTCAATCAGAATAAATCTGAAGAAAATCTCGAGTGTATTACCGAATGTGAGCTTTTACGCATCACAAAAGCTGATCTCGACCTGCTTATCCACCAGAGTCCTGCATTTAAGGATTTCAGTTTTTTGGTATTTCAGCAATCCTTGTCCTACAATGAAAAACGGGCAAGGGATGTTGCAACATTGACTGCTGAAAAGCGTTATTTAAAGTTGATAACAGAAAATCCTGAAATTCTGCACAATGTCCCGATGCAGTATATCGCTTCTTTTTTAGGGATGAATCCTAAAAGTTTGAGCCGTATCCGCAAGCAAATTATTAGGTAA
- a CDS encoding NAD-dependent epimerase/dehydratase family protein, whose protein sequence is MTRKNLVLVSGANGHLGNNLVRLLIKEGFHVRASVRSIQNKECFKDLNCEVVQADITDKVSFVKALQGVHTFYAVGASFKLWAKDPKKEIYDVNMNGTRNTIEAAAEAGVKRIVYVSSIAALDYTHLPAKESNGYNPDRRDMYYNSKNDGEKLAFQLAEELGIELVSVMPGAMIGGEAFLPLNVSYGVLKLILNKQIPMDTQITLNWVDVKDVAEGCYLAARKGRSGERYILANEKCMTITNTTRLAQKLYPELKIKVPGSVPKFVLYTIAGLMELSAKISGKPPVLTTKDIAMFSGLQQNFDISKARNELGFNPKNPEQAVREALSYLMEHKNLL, encoded by the coding sequence ATGACACGCAAAAACTTAGTATTGGTATCAGGTGCGAACGGCCATCTGGGCAATAATCTGGTAAGATTACTTATAAAAGAAGGATTTCATGTTAGGGCCTCCGTTCGCAGCATCCAAAATAAAGAATGTTTCAAGGATCTGAACTGCGAAGTAGTTCAGGCTGACATTACGGACAAAGTTTCCTTTGTTAAGGCTCTTCAAGGGGTTCATACATTTTATGCTGTAGGTGCATCATTTAAATTGTGGGCTAAAGATCCAAAAAAGGAAATCTACGATGTCAATATGAACGGAACCCGAAATACGATTGAAGCTGCTGCTGAAGCGGGCGTGAAAAGAATCGTTTATGTAAGTTCCATTGCAGCTTTGGATTACACCCATCTTCCTGCTAAAGAAAGTAATGGGTATAATCCTGACCGTCGCGATATGTATTATAATTCGAAAAACGATGGTGAGAAACTGGCTTTTCAACTCGCTGAAGAATTAGGAATAGAACTGGTGTCCGTAATGCCGGGAGCAATGATAGGTGGCGAAGCATTTCTTCCTTTGAATGTGTCCTATGGTGTACTGAAGTTAATTTTAAATAAACAAATACCAATGGATACCCAAATAACCCTTAATTGGGTAGATGTAAAAGATGTTGCCGAAGGATGTTACCTTGCTGCTCGGAAAGGACGCTCAGGAGAACGATATATCTTAGCTAATGAAAAATGTATGACTATTACCAACACTACCAGATTAGCTCAAAAGCTTTATCCTGAACTGAAAATCAAAGTGCCGGGTTCTGTTCCTAAATTTGTCCTCTATACCATTGCCGGATTAATGGAACTTTCAGCCAAAATTAGTGGGAAACCTCCTGTATTAACTACAAAGGATATTGCAATGTTTTCAGGACTACAACAGAATTTTGATATTTCCAAAGCCAGAAATGAATTGGGTTTTAATCCGAAAAATCCCGAACAGGCCGTAAGAGAAGCTTTGTCGTATCTGATGGAGCATAAAAATTTGCTGTGA
- a CDS encoding 5-fold beta-flower protein produces the protein MKKILFLMVSVTGMILTKAQTIESGSRSTLGYIKSDGTIENSSHSTVGYIRSDGTIEDRSRSTIGYIRNDGTIENKNRSTVGYVKEDGTVENSSRSTLGYIKEDGTVENASRSIIGYAHGIKKEWVAVVYFFFKL, from the coding sequence ATGAAAAAAATACTATTTTTAATGGTCTCAGTAACAGGCATGATACTGACAAAAGCACAAACCATCGAATCCGGCAGCCGAAGCACCTTAGGATATATTAAAAGTGATGGAACGATTGAGAACAGCAGTCATTCCACCGTAGGTTATATCAGGAGTGACGGTACTATTGAAGACCGAAGCCGTTCTACAATTGGCTATATCAGAAACGACGGAACCATTGAAAATAAAAACCGTTCCACAGTAGGTTATGTAAAGGAAGACGGAACAGTAGAAAATAGCAGCCGCTCTACTTTGGGATATATTAAAGAGGATGGAACCGTTGAAAATGCCAGCCGCAGTATAATAGGCTACGCTCATGGTATAAAAAAAGAATGGGTTGCAGTGGTTTATTTCTTTTTTAAACTGTAG
- a CDS encoding epoxide hydrolase family protein, with amino-acid sequence MKTTISTILLAATFILGTPAISKAQKIETATLSSKNDTSIRPFHISVPQSQLDDLKKRISETRFPDKETVKDASQGIQLEQLKELITYWGNGYDWRKVEDKLNSLPQFVTKIDGLDIQFIHVRSKESNAMPVILTHGWPGSPLEFINTIDPLTDPVKYGGKAGDAFDVIIPAIPGYGFSEIPTEPGWNPDRVARAWDVLMKRLGYKKYVSEGGDHGSVISDALAKQAPSGLLGIHLTMPATIPAELVKPINAGDPAPSGLSVSEAKAYNAMSTFFGRNAAYGGMMVTRPQTTGYLLSDSPTALAAFLYEKIAEWSESDLHPENVIGRDAILDDITLYWLTNTGASSSRFYWENNKNNFSAEAQKTKDIKVPVAISVFPHEIYQAPESWSKQAYPTLYYYHKASKGGHFAAWEQPQVFTEELRAAFKELRKKL; translated from the coding sequence ATGAAAACAACAATTTCAACAATCCTGTTAGCAGCAACTTTTATCTTAGGTACGCCTGCTATTTCTAAAGCGCAAAAAATTGAGACTGCTACTCTATCATCAAAAAATGATACCAGTATCCGGCCTTTTCACATCAGTGTCCCGCAATCTCAGCTGGATGATCTTAAAAAAAGGATTTCCGAAACCCGATTCCCGGATAAGGAAACAGTGAAAGATGCTTCCCAGGGCATTCAGCTTGAACAGTTAAAAGAGCTGATCACCTATTGGGGCAATGGGTACGACTGGAGAAAGGTGGAAGATAAGCTGAATTCACTTCCCCAATTTGTAACTAAAATTGACGGACTTGATATCCAGTTTATCCATGTACGTTCAAAGGAGTCTAATGCAATGCCTGTGATCCTTACCCATGGCTGGCCGGGTTCTCCACTGGAGTTTATCAATACAATAGATCCATTAACAGATCCTGTTAAATACGGAGGAAAAGCAGGTGATGCCTTTGATGTGATTATACCAGCTATTCCGGGATATGGTTTTTCAGAGATTCCTACTGAGCCTGGCTGGAACCCGGACCGTGTTGCCCGCGCATGGGATGTACTGATGAAAAGACTCGGTTACAAAAAGTATGTTTCTGAAGGTGGCGACCATGGTTCCGTTATTTCTGATGCATTAGCAAAACAGGCTCCTTCTGGCCTTTTAGGAATCCACCTTACCATGCCGGCTACTATTCCTGCCGAACTTGTAAAACCGATCAATGCCGGTGATCCCGCCCCGTCAGGACTTTCTGTCTCGGAAGCAAAAGCATACAATGCAATGAGTACATTCTTTGGAAGAAATGCAGCTTACGGAGGAATGATGGTAACACGTCCACAGACAACAGGATATCTGCTTTCTGATTCTCCAACAGCCTTAGCAGCATTCCTTTACGAAAAAATTGCAGAATGGAGTGAAAGTGATCTTCATCCCGAGAATGTCATTGGCCGTGATGCTATCCTCGATGATATTACCCTTTACTGGCTTACCAATACGGGAGCGTCTTCTTCACGTTTTTATTGGGAAAATAACAAGAATAATTTCAGTGCCGAGGCGCAGAAGACGAAAGACATTAAAGTTCCTGTAGCTATTTCGGTATTCCCTCATGAGATTTACCAGGCTCCGGAAAGCTGGTCGAAGCAGGCGTATCCTACTTTATATTATTATCATAAAGCCTCAAAAGGCGGCCATTTTGCAGCCTGGGAACAGCCGCAGGTCTTTACGGAAGAGCTTAGAGCCGCTTTCAAAGAGTTAAGAAAAAAACTTTAA
- a CDS encoding pentapeptide repeat-containing protein: MDTKILGNKIAMARKEKNMSQAQLAQLIYISPQAVGKWERGESVPDILTINQLADILDVDLNYFSENYPSQNERAGLKSIGPIENSAPFDQADIPEQLNTFKGSNLSQTDFAGVTAHHTKFVANSLSGSDFSGADLTGSLFKTSDVRDSNFEETNLTDCSFSTLDLAGSDFNKAILIRTEFNRIGLGKVKFTDLTMKDVKLRMIDLKDTVFQKCTFDGVHFKYCDIREMSLEDLTFIGVRFDRVSLEGVTFKDSILNNVSFIPSFSLTNKYYRAIKTIHFDNVKMDKLTFASLKGLGADLSEVTII, from the coding sequence ATGGATACGAAGATATTAGGCAATAAAATAGCGATGGCCCGAAAAGAAAAAAATATGTCTCAGGCCCAGCTTGCCCAGCTCATCTATATTAGTCCGCAAGCCGTTGGAAAATGGGAAAGGGGAGAATCTGTTCCGGATATCCTAACCATCAACCAGCTTGCTGATATTTTAGATGTTGATCTCAACTATTTTTCAGAAAATTACCCATCTCAAAATGAAAGAGCAGGTCTTAAGAGTATTGGCCCAATAGAAAACTCAGCACCGTTTGATCAGGCTGATATACCAGAGCAGCTTAACACATTCAAAGGCAGCAATCTTTCACAAACAGACTTTGCAGGCGTTACTGCACATCATACCAAATTTGTAGCCAATTCACTGTCTGGATCGGATTTTTCCGGGGCTGATCTTACCGGAAGCCTATTCAAAACCAGCGATGTGCGTGATTCCAATTTTGAAGAAACGAACCTGACAGACTGCAGCTTCTCCACACTTGATCTGGCAGGGTCAGATTTTAATAAGGCTATTCTTATCCGGACAGAATTCAATAGAATTGGTCTGGGGAAAGTTAAATTTACTGATTTAACAATGAAAGATGTAAAACTGAGAATGATTGATCTTAAAGACACAGTGTTCCAGAAATGTACTTTTGATGGTGTACATTTTAAATATTGTGATATACGGGAAATGTCTCTGGAGGATCTTACTTTCATTGGGGTAAGATTTGACAGGGTTTCATTGGAAGGCGTTACTTTTAAGGATTCAATATTAAATAATGTATCTTTCATTCCTTCTTTTTCTCTCACCAATAAGTATTATCGTGCTATTAAAACGATCCACTTTGACAATGTAAAGATGGATAAACTAACATTTGCTTCCCTCAAAGGCCTGGGAGCTGATTTGTCTGAAGTCACCATTATTTAA
- a CDS encoding terpene synthase family protein produces the protein MSNENFNTLELLHRKFRYPFPTLKNPYADQLQEITEHQWIDGEYLWLYEKNPDVRRKYKKTKTAHIAAQWFPTASAERFKPICRLMLWTLYNDDLYEESEPDDIDYVHLQSIAILNGELSAAQSPIPLGSMLGSLRQELQQFIPQESISRFTQMISRYFNGLKTEVQYKKNKTFPTITECIALREDSICLYPFLQLTEVETGVILPPEIHAHPVIRRLQALACHLVTFFNEVQSVMKDEATESIYYNIVKVIQHERQMSLKEACLEDLRLHNEDLKEFITLQASLPDFGEWQDAVVNWVHYMSMVLSGWKNISTKLARYNAMEFPDAEEMKNKLNQI, from the coding sequence ATGAGTAATGAAAATTTTAACACGCTTGAACTGCTTCACAGAAAGTTCAGATACCCGTTTCCCACTTTAAAAAATCCTTATGCAGATCAATTGCAGGAAATAACAGAGCATCAATGGATCGACGGAGAATATCTCTGGCTCTATGAAAAAAATCCTGATGTCCGCAGGAAATACAAAAAAACAAAAACGGCCCACATTGCAGCGCAGTGGTTTCCTACCGCATCAGCCGAACGATTTAAACCTATTTGCAGGCTTATGCTCTGGACTTTGTACAATGATGATCTATATGAGGAAAGTGAACCTGATGACATCGATTATGTGCATTTGCAATCAATTGCAATTCTGAATGGTGAACTCAGTGCGGCACAGTCTCCAATTCCCTTAGGTTCAATGCTGGGCTCATTAAGGCAGGAACTGCAGCAGTTCATTCCACAGGAATCAATTTCCCGGTTCACACAAATGATCAGCAGGTACTTTAATGGATTAAAAACAGAGGTGCAGTATAAAAAAAATAAAACATTCCCAACAATCACCGAGTGTATTGCCCTGAGAGAAGATTCTATATGCCTGTATCCTTTTCTGCAGCTTACAGAAGTTGAAACCGGAGTCATTCTGCCTCCTGAAATTCATGCCCATCCGGTTATTCGTCGTCTACAGGCATTAGCGTGCCATCTGGTAACGTTTTTCAATGAAGTACAGTCTGTAATGAAAGATGAAGCCACAGAGAGTATTTATTACAATATTGTGAAAGTGATACAGCACGAACGCCAAATGTCTTTGAAAGAAGCCTGTCTGGAGGATCTGCGTCTCCATAATGAAGACCTGAAAGAGTTTATCACCTTACAGGCTTCTCTTCCGGATTTTGGAGAATGGCAGGATGCCGTAGTCAACTGGGTGCATTATATGAGTATGGTATTAAGCGGCTGGAAAAATATTTCTACCAAATTAGCCCGTTATAATGCCATGGAATTTCCGGATGCAGAAGAGATGAAAAACAAATTAAATCAGATATAA
- a CDS encoding response regulator transcription factor — MNRKIIIADDHLVVRLGTTLILESHYKDVKISCAKSYIELTEKLYAESFDLLILDINMPESKYLSMIGEIKTIQPNLKILVFSVYDNDVAVRYIIEGADGYINKLSDENNILEAVHQIFETGTYYSPDIVKKLVSSAKKDTPINPLETLSEREKEIFDLLVKGYGNIEISNELNLHLSTVSTYKARIYKKLNIKNAVDLVRLGDRNQIHKHK; from the coding sequence ATGAATAGAAAAATTATTATTGCAGATGATCACTTAGTAGTAAGATTAGGTACTACCCTGATTTTGGAATCCCACTACAAAGATGTAAAAATTTCCTGTGCAAAATCCTATATCGAGCTCACAGAAAAATTATATGCTGAGTCGTTTGACCTGCTGATTTTAGATATCAATATGCCGGAAAGCAAATATTTGAGTATGATTGGTGAAATAAAAACAATACAGCCCAATCTTAAAATCCTTGTTTTTTCGGTGTATGACAATGATGTTGCCGTACGATACATCATTGAAGGAGCTGATGGATACATTAATAAATTATCAGATGAAAATAACATCCTGGAAGCAGTTCACCAAATCTTTGAAACCGGAACTTATTACTCACCGGATATTGTAAAAAAGCTTGTTTCATCTGCTAAAAAAGATACTCCCATCAATCCACTTGAAACATTATCTGAAAGAGAAAAGGAAATATTTGATCTCCTGGTGAAAGGTTATGGGAATATTGAAATATCGAATGAACTCAACCTTCACCTTTCCACTGTGAGTACTTATAAAGCAAGAATTTATAAAAAGCTCAATATTAAAAATGCTGTGGATCTTGTAAGGCTGGGCGATAGAAACCAGATCCACAAACATAAATAA